The genomic interval TGCCTCACACAATCATTATAAAGCCCTATGAGGATGGCGGTTATTTTGCGATGATTGCCGAGTTTCCCGGTTGTATGACCGAGGCCGATACGTGGGCTGAGACCTATGAGATGATTGTGGGCGCTAAAGAAGCATGGATTGAGGCGACGCTTGAGATGGGACTAGTCTTAATCAGCTGCTAGGTTCACTTCTCGCAAAGAACCTTCCCGCTGATGCACTGATCGCAAAGCTTGATGAGATACTAATGCGTATTGAGGCACTGGAAGAGTATGATAATGCGGAAGGCAAAAAGCGTCAGGTAGGATAGCGCTTTAAAAATCAAACTAAAAGGTCAGGTGTCAGGCACCGCATCTTGCCTATGTTTTGGAAAACGATGCAGACTCCATCCGGAACGCCTTTTCTAGAACCCAATCGATTGCTTCCTCTTCAAATTCAGGCATTGACCGCATGAAGTCCACTGCTTTTCGGTAATACTCGGCGGCTTTCTCATTCTGTCCTCTTGCTTCATAGACCATTCCCAGGCTGAAGAGTCCATCGACCTGGTCCGGGTACCGGTCCAAAAGCTGACGACTGACTTCCTCTGCTTTGTCAAGTTTTCCGTCCTCAACAAGGTCTACAATACTGTTGGACAGTTCATCAAGCGCGTCACCTTTCTCCGCACTATAAACCCTAGTAAAAGGCTCTATGGCAAGATGGGGTTGGAGTGACGTTTTCACCTTGCGTAGCTCAACCAACCCTTTTATTGACTATGGGTATATCTAAGGTATAATAATTATATTATGGAGTTTGAGTTAGACCCCAAGAAAAGTGATAGTAACAAGCAGAAACACGGTATTGATTTTTACGAGGCGCAAGAATTATGGGATGACCCAGACCTTATTGAGATTCCAGCAAAGACCCGTGATGAACCAAGATTTTTGGTAATAGGAAAAATATCAGAAAAGCACTGGTCGGGAGTTATTACTTATCGGACTGAAACGACAAGAATTATTTCAGTACGACGATCCAAAAAAGAGGAGGTTGATCTATATGAAAGCTCGTGAGTTTGACAAGAAATTTGATGAAGGCAAAGAGGATATTACTAAATACCTTGATATATCAAAAGCAAGGCGACCCGAACAAGCACAGAAAAGAGTAAATGTCGATTTTCCATTGTGGATGATTCAACTGTTGGACAAAGAGGCAAGACGTCTGGGCGTGCCCCGACAATCCATCATCAAAGTTTGGGTAGCAGAACGCCTTGAAAAGATATCCTGATGTCTCTAACGCCGCTTAATTTCACAAAAAACACTACTTAAGTCTGATAGTCAACTATCAAACTAAAGAACTCGCCTGAAAGACCGCCGCAGTCGCCAACCTATGCGGTCGCGTGGGGTTGCAGCGTTTGACAACGTAACACAAATTTAATATAATGGATTAACAATTAAATATTTTGGCAATGGTGCCGACAAACCACAAGGTTTGTTGGCTTTTTTTGTTGCACTAAGAGCTTTTCCGCGGCACGACCAAAACAATTTAAGAGAAAGCTTACCAAAACAGCTTATAGAGAACGTTGATTTATACGGGATTTATACAGGAGGTGCGTTTTGAAAGGTCGAATACACCGCAGGAACATATCCGGATGCGGTTTGGCGGGGATGATGAGTGAAGACGGACGGCTGATGAGCGGCGAGGGCATTATCCGCTCGATGGAGGTATTGCACGACCGCTCAAACGGGCTTGGCGGCGGATTCGCCGGATACGGCATCTACCCCGATAAGAAAGAGCATTACGCTCTACACATTATGTACGACGACATCAAAGCCAAAGAGATGACCGATCTCCTCATCGACGAGTGGTTCGAGGTCGACGCCGAAGAGGTCATCCCGACCAGGAAGGTGCCGGGGGTCGGCAAAGCGCCGCTTCTCTGGAGGTATTTCGTCAAGCCGAGCGCCGACTTTAACGAGTGCGGCGTCTGCGAGGAAGATTATGTCATCGACGCGGTCATGCTCGTCAACTCGACGGTCGAGGGCGCTTTTATCTTCTCCTCGGGGAAGAATATGGGC from Actinomycetota bacterium carries:
- a CDS encoding type II toxin-antitoxin system HicB family antitoxin, which produces MEKQISVEDYSKMPHTIIIKPYEDGGYFAMIAEFPGCMTEADTWAETYEMIVGAKEAWIEATLEMGLVLISC
- a CDS encoding CopG family transcriptional regulator is translated as MKAREFDKKFDEGKEDITKYLDISKARRPEQAQKRVNVDFPLWMIQLLDKEARRLGVPRQSIIKVWVAERLEKIS
- a CDS encoding BrnT family toxin — protein: MMEFELDPKKSDSNKQKHGIDFYEAQELWDDPDLIEIPAKTRDEPRFLVIGKISEKHWSGVITYRTETTRIISVRRSKKEEVDLYESS
- a CDS encoding tetratricopeptide repeat protein gives rise to the protein MKTSLQPHLAIEPFTRVYSAEKGDALDELSNSIVDLVEDGKLDKAEEVSRQLLDRYPDQVDGLFSLGMVYEARGQNEKAAEYYRKAVDFMRSMPEFEEEAIDWVLEKAFRMESASFSKT